A segment of the Calditrichota bacterium genome:
CTTTTACCGACAAAGCCGCCGCGGAGATGGAAGAGCGCGTGGACGTGCTCGTGCCCTATGGCTTCGCCAATGTGTGGATCAGCACCTTCCACTCCTTCGGCGATCACCTGCTGCGGCAATATGCTTTCGAGTTGGGTCTGCCCCCCGACTTTCAGGTGCTTGCCGAGGCAGAGCAAAACATCTTCTTCCGCCAACACCTTTTCGCTTACCCTTTGGATTTCTATCGGCCGCTGGGCAACCCGACGCGTTTCATCTCTGCGCTCCTCTCGCTGTTCAGCCGGGCAAAGGACGAAGACGTCAGCCCGGAGGAGTATCTGGCCTATGCGGAACGGCTGCAGAAGGAGGCTGCGGCTCATCCCGAGGACACCGAGCTTCAGGAGCAGGCAGCGCGGCAGATGGAGCTGGCGCGCACCTATGCCTGTCATCAGCGCCTGTTGGCCGAAAGTGGCAAGATCGACTTTGGCGATCAGGTGAGCCTTGCCCTCAAACTGTTGCGCGAGCATCCTGCCGTGCTACGAGAATTACGGCAGCGCTACCGGTACATCTTGGTGGACGAGTTTCAGGACACCAATTATGCCCAGTTTGTGCTCCTCCAGCTTCTGGCCGGGCCGCATGGCAACATCACCGTGGTAGCGGACGATGACCAGTCCATTTACAAGTTCCGGGGTGCGGCGATCAGCAACGTCATCAATTTCTTGCGCACCTACCCCGACGCGCGGCTGGTGGTGCTGAGGGAGAACTACCGCTCCACCCAGCAGATTCTGGATGCGGCCTATCGCCTGATCAGCCACAACAACCCTGAGCGCCTGGAGGTGCAGCGTGGCATCAGCAAGCAGCTGCGGGCACAGCGAGCAGGCGGGGCGGGAGTCATGCATCGCCACTTCGACAGCCTGTCCACTGAGGCGGACGCAGTGGCCAGTATTATCGAACAGAAGATGCAGGCGGGAGGGTACTGCTATCGCGACTTTGCCATTCTCGTGCGGGCCAACAACCACGCCGACCCCTTCCTGCGCTCGCTGAACATGAAGGGCATCCCTTTCCAGTTCAGCGGCAGCCGGGGGCTGTACAGCCGCGACGAGGTGCGCCTGCTCACCCACTTCCTGCGCACGCTGAGCAATCCCGACGACTCGGTGAGCCTTTTCCATCTGGCGCAGTCTGAGGTGTATCAGTTCCCACCTGTGGAGTTGGCGCGTTGCAACAGCTACGCTCATGCCAGGAACCTGTCGCTCTTCCAGGTCTTTGAGACGTTGCCGCGGCTGCCGGATCTGGTCGTTTCTCCGGAGGCACAGGCTACGGCCGCCAAGATTGTGGAGAACACCCAAAAGTTCCTGGAAATCGCTCGCACCAACAACGCCGGCGTGGTCCTGTACCGGTTTCTGACCGACAGCGGCCTGCTGAAGCGGCTGACTAGCGCGCAGACGGTGGACGCAGAGGTGCGGCTCCTCAACATCGCGCGTTTTTTCGAGATTGTTCGCAGCTTCTGCGCCATGGCCACCGAAGACCGTGTGCAGGAATTCGTCACCCACTTGGATGCCCTCATCGAGGCGGGCGACGATCCCCCCACTGCGCAGGCCGACACCGACTTGGACGCCGTGAACGTGCTCACGGTGCACAAGGCCAAGGGGTTAGAATTCCGCGTCGTGTTTCTGGTGGGACTGGTGCAGGACCACTTCCCGACGCGCGCCAGGTCTGAGTCCCTTGCCTTGCCCAAGGAGCTGGTCAAAGACATCGTGCCGGAAGGGGACGTGCACTTGCAGGAGGAGCGGCGCCTCTTCTTCGTCGGCATGACCCGTGCCAAGGAGGAGCTCTACCTCACCAGCGCCCGGGACTATGGCGGCAAGCGCCCGCGCAAAATCAGCCAGTTTGTGCTGGAGGCGTTGGACACCGTGCGCGCCGACGACAGCTACGAGCGCCCGTCTGCCGTGGAGGTGATCCAGCGCCACGCTCCGCCGGCGCAGACCGCTCCCGACTTGGCCGCACCCATTCCCGAGGACCAGCTTCTCACTGTCAGCCACAAGCAGATTGACGATTACATCACCTGCCCGCTCAAGTACAAGTACATCCACGTGCTGCGGGTGCCTCTCTTGCCGCACCACACTATCGTCTACGGACAGGCCATTCATAAGGCCATCGAGCAGTACCATCGGCGCAAAGTGGCTGGGCAGCCGGTGACCCTGCAAGACCTGCACGAGGCGTTTCGCAGCGCCTGGAGCAGCCAGGGGTTCCTGTCGCGAGAGCACGAGGAGCAGCGGTTCGCCGCCGGCCTCAAGGCCCTGGAGCTCTTTTTCCAACAGGAGGAGGAAAACGGCTGCACGCCGGCCCTGGTGGAACAGGAGTTCAGCTTCATCCTGGACAACGACCGGGTAACGGGCCGCTGGGACCGGGTGGACGTTCGCGATGGGGCCGTGTACATCGTGGACTTTAAGTCGTCGGCGGTGCAGGACCAGGACAAGGCCAACGAAGAGGCAAGAAAGAGTCTGCAGCTCGGGATCTACGCCTTAGGCTATCGCGAAGTGAACGCCCGCACCCCAGATTTCATCGAGCTTCGCTACGTGGAGAGCGGCATCACCGGGCGAGCTGCGGTGACCGACAAGCTGCTGGCCAGGGCCACCGAGAAGATCAAGACGGCAGCGCGCGGCATTCGACAGCGGCACTACCCGGCCGAGCCCGACGAGCACACCTGCTCCCGCTGCCCCTACAACCAGATCTGTCCGGCCACGTCGAGCAGTTACATCATCGCCGAGTGAGGACCATGACTACCGCTTCCGTGCTCCTTTTCGCCGCCATGACGCTGGTGGTCATTGCCA
Coding sequences within it:
- a CDS encoding ATP-dependent helicase; translated protein: MSNKTVDDILNALNAEQREAVTFGEGPLMVVAGAGTGKTRVITHRIAYLIATKQARPEEILALTFTDKAAAEMEERVDVLVPYGFANVWISTFHSFGDHLLRQYAFELGLPPDFQVLAEAEQNIFFRQHLFAYPLDFYRPLGNPTRFISALLSLFSRAKDEDVSPEEYLAYAERLQKEAAAHPEDTELQEQAARQMELARTYACHQRLLAESGKIDFGDQVSLALKLLREHPAVLRELRQRYRYILVDEFQDTNYAQFVLLQLLAGPHGNITVVADDDQSIYKFRGAAISNVINFLRTYPDARLVVLRENYRSTQQILDAAYRLISHNNPERLEVQRGISKQLRAQRAGGAGVMHRHFDSLSTEADAVASIIEQKMQAGGYCYRDFAILVRANNHADPFLRSLNMKGIPFQFSGSRGLYSRDEVRLLTHFLRTLSNPDDSVSLFHLAQSEVYQFPPVELARCNSYAHARNLSLFQVFETLPRLPDLVVSPEAQATAAKIVENTQKFLEIARTNNAGVVLYRFLTDSGLLKRLTSAQTVDAEVRLLNIARFFEIVRSFCAMATEDRVQEFVTHLDALIEAGDDPPTAQADTDLDAVNVLTVHKAKGLEFRVVFLVGLVQDHFPTRARSESLALPKELVKDIVPEGDVHLQEERRLFFVGMTRAKEELYLTSARDYGGKRPRKISQFVLEALDTVRADDSYERPSAVEVIQRHAPPAQTAPDLAAPIPEDQLLTVSHKQIDDYITCPLKYKYIHVLRVPLLPHHTIVYGQAIHKAIEQYHRRKVAGQPVTLQDLHEAFRSAWSSQGFLSREHEEQRFAAGLKALELFFQQEEENGCTPALVEQEFSFILDNDRVTGRWDRVDVRDGAVYIVDFKSSAVQDQDKANEEARKSLQLGIYALGYREVNARTPDFIELRYVESGITGRAAVTDKLLARATEKIKTAARGIRQRHYPAEPDEHTCSRCPYNQICPATSSSYIIAE